A window of the Henckelia pumila isolate YLH828 chromosome 3, ASM3356847v2, whole genome shotgun sequence genome harbors these coding sequences:
- the LOC140889043 gene encoding uncharacterized protein yields the protein MDLLRDYYCEIKYHPGSSNPVFDALSRKVYVSSLRTSSVSRVVEECCSLGFTFRHKKEHQGVRVSLVLSKSTLYTQIREAQVADPKTQKLARLAQDENTSGLHFQADDMLCLSGHVVVPDDATLIEEILLQAHRRSCSSTWDSSEHCEPQRSEVTSRFWGSFQRALGTTLSLSTTYHPESDRKSKRTIRTLEDMLRAAMMDFEPAWNDHLALVEFAYNNNYHLIIGMAPFKDKLLPRYIGPFEILEKVRDVAYPLALLLYIFGIHDVFHVSLLRQYVANELHILHPTEVKLEQDFSYVERPLRILDRKEMVLRNKRIPLVMVQWQCNAPNLS from the exons ATGGATTTGTTGAGAGACTAttattgtgaaatcaagtaccatccaggctcTTCGAATCCAGTTtttgatgcgcttagtcgcaaggtttatgtgagttcccttcgtaccagctcAGTTTCGCGAGTGGTCGAGGAATGTTGTTCCTTGGGATTCACTTTTCGACACAAGAAGGAACATCAGGGAGTTCGTGTTTCTTTGGTGCTTTCCAAGTCAACCTTGTATACTCAGATTAGAGAGGCACAGGTTGCCGATccgaagactcagaagttagccCGATTAGCTCAAGATGAGAATACTTCGGGTTTACATTTCCAGGCAGATGATATGTTATGTCTTTCTGGCCATGTGGTAGTTCCTGATGACGCCACACTGATAGAGGAGATCTTGTTGCAAGCTCATCGCA GAAGTTGTTCGTCTACATGGGATTCCTCTGAGCATTGTGAGCCACAGAGATCCGAGGTCACCTCTagattttggggtagcttccagCGTGCACTTGGTACCACTTTGagtctgagtacaacttatcacccGGAGAGTGACAGAAAGTCTAAGAGAACTATTCGTacccttgaggatatgcttcgagctgcAATGATGGATTTTGAACCAGCATGGAATGACCATTTGGCGTTGGTGGAGTTTGCTTATAATAACAACTACCATCTCATTATTGGCATGGCACC CTTCAAGGACAAGTTGTTGCCGAGATACATAGGTCCgtttgagattcttgagaaggttCGAGACGTGGCATATCCTCTAGCCTTGCTGCTTTATATTTTTGGcattcatgatgtgttccacgtgtcttTGCTGAGACAGTACGTGGCTAACGAGTTGCACATTCTACATCCGACTGAGGTGAAATTGGAGCAGGATTTTTCATATGTAGAGAGACCTCTCAGGATCCTTGACAGGAAGGAAATGGTGCTTCGCAACAAGCGTATACCATTAGTGATGGTGCAGTGGCAATGTAACGcaccaaatttatcttaa